In a genomic window of Bradyrhizobium ontarionense:
- a CDS encoding protein kinase domain-containing protein, whose product MTDVRYTFLARPETRLATVFKGTLAGRRVEDTVILDRTVLAAPAPTIIRPRTGPAADAAGAPRHAPRPAAFSDLATIVAGRSETRSTDDHRPLVRKSLPPGCIVHRYRINKVIGEGGFGITYLAEDTVIRRRVALKELFLSGRSYRTHANDVRCPDGDDGIMQWSLFYFSEEARITFALRHEGIVRIHDFFRTNNTAYIVYELLDGSDMRLWGDAARRSLGHGEVLDLMRATCDALDHVHASGFVHRDLKPGNIFVVGPRRLPVLIDFGAATARDVAGHDGGLMVTPGFSPPEQYRTDALPDVRSDVYALCASFYWLLSGEAPPEATQRLVSDNLQPLAAAIDPAFRFSDRLYRVIGQGLSLDPSQRYDSVARLLDDLVPKTTLAATGYAPQPRGARIFLSYRRAESPHFAGRLLDALQMRFGTDAVFLDAHSIPPGTDFWDHIKDVLGDCAIQLVLIGPAWTRLLHARRRRWYQRESREDHVVQEIAAAIELGLPILPVLFDGAAMPRPKDLPPALRLLPGLNASLVGSADSFRLAVDGLCDHIAHLRAAHDVRRTTIRALGSAFPPDYALSAGSFATVLAPPPPTAPKTPTSGAAFRGSGIVGG is encoded by the coding sequence GTGACCGACGTCCGCTACACCTTTCTCGCTCGGCCCGAGACCCGTCTGGCCACGGTGTTCAAGGGGACCCTGGCCGGGCGCCGGGTCGAGGATACGGTCATCCTGGACCGCACCGTGCTCGCCGCGCCTGCGCCGACGATCATCCGTCCTCGGACTGGACCAGCAGCAGACGCGGCGGGAGCACCACGCCATGCACCGCGCCCGGCCGCATTTTCCGACCTGGCCACGATCGTCGCCGGCCGATCGGAGACCCGAAGCACGGACGATCATCGACCGCTCGTCCGCAAGTCGCTGCCGCCCGGCTGTATCGTCCACCGCTACCGCATCAACAAGGTGATCGGAGAAGGCGGATTCGGGATTACCTATCTGGCGGAGGATACGGTCATTCGCCGCCGCGTCGCCCTGAAGGAACTGTTCCTGAGCGGACGCAGCTACCGCACGCATGCGAACGACGTGCGCTGCCCGGATGGCGACGACGGAATCATGCAGTGGAGCCTGTTCTATTTTTCGGAGGAGGCGCGCATCACCTTTGCGCTGCGCCACGAGGGCATCGTTCGGATCCACGATTTCTTCCGCACCAACAATACCGCCTACATCGTCTACGAGCTGCTCGACGGCTCCGACATGCGGCTCTGGGGAGACGCTGCGCGCCGCAGCCTCGGCCACGGCGAGGTGCTCGATCTGATGCGCGCGACATGCGATGCGCTCGACCATGTCCATGCCTCGGGCTTCGTGCACCGCGACTTGAAACCGGGCAACATCTTCGTCGTCGGTCCGCGCCGTCTCCCCGTGCTCATCGACTTCGGCGCGGCCACCGCGCGAGACGTCGCCGGGCATGACGGAGGCCTGATGGTAACGCCGGGCTTCTCGCCACCCGAGCAGTACCGCACCGATGCGCTGCCCGATGTTCGGTCCGACGTGTATGCGCTGTGCGCCAGCTTTTATTGGCTGCTGTCGGGCGAGGCGCCGCCCGAGGCCACGCAGCGCCTGGTCTCGGACAATTTGCAGCCGCTCGCTGCGGCGATCGACCCTGCGTTCCGCTTCAGCGACCGGCTCTATCGCGTCATCGGCCAGGGGCTGAGCCTCGATCCATCGCAGCGCTACGACAGCGTCGCGCGGCTGCTCGACGATCTCGTTCCCAAAACCACGCTCGCGGCGACCGGCTATGCGCCGCAGCCACGGGGCGCCAGAATTTTTCTGTCCTATCGCCGTGCCGAAAGTCCGCATTTCGCCGGCCGTCTGCTGGACGCCCTGCAGATGCGCTTCGGCACCGATGCGGTCTTTCTCGACGCCCATTCGATTCCGCCCGGCACGGATTTCTGGGATCACATCAAGGACGTTCTCGGCGACTGCGCCATCCAGCTGGTGCTGATCGGACCTGCATGGACGCGGTTGCTGCACGCGCGCCGGCGGCGCTGGTATCAACGCGAGAGCCGCGAAGACCATGTCGTGCAGGAGATTGCAGCGGCGATCGAGCTTGGTCTCCCCATCCTCCCCGTGCTGTTCGACGGCGCCGCGATGCCGCGGCCGAAGGACCTGCCGCCCGCGCTCCGATTGCTGCCTGGCCTCAATGCGAGCCTCGTCGGCTCGGCCGACAGCTTCAGGCTGGCGGTGGATGGCCTGTGCGATCACATTGCCCACCTGCGGGCCGCGCATGACGTGCGGCGCACAACGATCCGCGCGCTCGGGTCGGCATTCCCCCCTGACTATGCCTTGTCGGCCGGCTCGTTTGCGACGGTTCTTGCTCCGCCACCTCCAACCGCGCCGAAGACGCCGACATCCGGCGCGGCGTTTCGCGGCTCCGGGATCGTGGGCGGGTAG
- a CDS encoding LysM peptidoglycan-binding domain-containing protein — protein sequence MTIVSGKGLFWAGGAFAALAAAVLLIAFVPGIDLGGSIFKRGQPAASQEEAARPGAGSEQGAADKVGSTQAAAALATAQQQASSLAALLAPVTPLAADSDSPSFDVVSVEPSGETVVAGRAAPGATVELLRNGEPHDRVVADQSGQFSMVPRRLPAGASDLTLRARQPDGREVSSRQSVAVVVEAGKRPPTVALLTPDQPTRVLSKPGASSPQAVAVDAVDIEPNGLLRVSGRARPGATVRLYLNDRLVGSAVAGPDGRLTATIKDAKWSSKDRLRLDEVDAASGTVLARAEVPLNGPEDATTASVATRVAAAGQGTVAAVPRTQLAAAPGADLKDMGTSSARAGAKTFTVSRGDSLWHISRRLLGVGTRYAVIYQANREQIRSPDLIYPGQVFVLPVKR from the coding sequence ATGACCATCGTGAGCGGCAAAGGATTGTTTTGGGCGGGCGGCGCCTTCGCGGCGCTGGCGGCGGCTGTTCTCCTGATCGCCTTTGTGCCCGGCATCGATCTCGGCGGCTCGATCTTCAAGCGCGGGCAGCCCGCTGCCAGCCAGGAAGAGGCCGCGCGACCGGGCGCTGGGTCAGAGCAGGGGGCGGCAGACAAGGTTGGTTCGACGCAAGCCGCGGCCGCGCTCGCGACCGCACAACAACAGGCCAGCAGTCTGGCCGCGCTGTTGGCGCCGGTCACGCCGCTGGCCGCGGACAGCGACAGCCCGTCGTTCGACGTGGTCAGCGTGGAGCCCTCGGGCGAGACCGTCGTCGCCGGCCGGGCTGCGCCCGGTGCGACCGTCGAGCTGCTGCGCAATGGCGAGCCGCATGATCGCGTGGTTGCGGATCAATCGGGACAGTTCTCGATGGTGCCGCGCCGGTTGCCTGCCGGCGCCTCCGACCTGACGCTGCGAGCCCGGCAGCCGGACGGCCGCGAGGTGTCATCCAGGCAGAGCGTCGCCGTCGTGGTGGAGGCCGGCAAGCGGCCGCCGACGGTGGCGCTGCTGACGCCGGACCAGCCGACCCGCGTGCTGTCGAAGCCCGGTGCATCGTCGCCTCAGGCCGTTGCCGTGGACGCGGTCGACATCGAGCCGAACGGACTCCTGCGCGTCAGCGGCCGCGCGCGCCCCGGCGCGACCGTGCGGCTCTATCTCAACGACCGCCTCGTCGGCTCCGCCGTCGCAGGGCCCGACGGACGTCTCACCGCGACCATCAAGGATGCCAAATGGTCCAGCAAGGACCGATTGCGGCTCGATGAGGTGGACGCTGCATCCGGAACCGTTCTGGCCCGCGCGGAGGTGCCCTTGAATGGTCCCGAGGATGCGACCACGGCATCCGTTGCGACACGCGTGGCGGCGGCTGGCCAGGGGACCGTCGCTGCCGTCCCGCGCACGCAGCTGGCGGCCGCGCCGGGCGCCGACCTGAAGGATATGGGCACGTCATCTGCCCGCGCCGGCGCCAAGACCTTCACCGTCTCGCGCGGCGACAGCCTGTGGCACATCAGCCGCCGTCTCCTCGGCGTCGGCACGCGCTATGCCGTCATCTACCAGGCCAACCGCGAGCAGATCCGCAGCCCGGACCTGATCTATCCGGGCCAGGTCTTCGTGCTTCCGGTCAAGCGGTAG
- a CDS encoding PLP-dependent aminotransferase family protein has product MDQRTPDLPLYEALAGRVVALVDDGVLRVGMRAPSVRAFAAQHGVSLTTALQAYRLLEDRGVLAARPKSGFYVTSRTHTRRPPPAASQPPQRATQVSVSNPVFSVLAYATDPSYAPLGCAVPSAGLLAAERLDRHLARCARVHGRNYNVYADPHGDAELRGQISERALRLGHAVPPDGVLISNGCTEALNIALSVTTKPGDTVAIESPTYFGLLQVLEAHGLRALELPTDPTSGIDVAALDKALGARRVAACLLASSFSNPLGYRTDDARKAAITKVLTRHGVPLIEDDIYGDISFGADRPRPFAAISPKADIILCSSFSKTIAPGYRIGWLAANRRHDQILAAKFALSLSGAALPQKAMADFLTSGGYDAHLRRIRKLFADNIDRMRRTVDRSFPRDTRMTDPRGGFVLWLELPHGFDADALYARAIRERICFVPGSLFTASGGYRNCLRLSCSHDWSARIERSVERLGELADELLQ; this is encoded by the coding sequence ATGGACCAGCGCACACCAGATCTGCCGCTCTACGAAGCCCTCGCAGGCCGGGTCGTGGCGCTGGTTGACGACGGCGTTCTGCGCGTCGGGATGCGCGCGCCCTCGGTGCGTGCCTTTGCCGCGCAGCACGGCGTCAGCCTGACCACGGCCCTGCAGGCCTACCGGCTGCTGGAGGACCGCGGCGTGCTCGCGGCGCGGCCGAAATCCGGCTTCTATGTCACCAGCCGGACCCACACGCGGCGGCCGCCGCCGGCGGCCTCGCAGCCGCCGCAGCGCGCCACGCAGGTCTCCGTCAGCAATCCCGTGTTCAGCGTGCTCGCCTACGCCACCGATCCGTCCTACGCGCCGCTGGGCTGTGCGGTCCCGAGCGCCGGCCTGCTCGCGGCCGAGCGGCTGGACCGCCATCTCGCCCGCTGCGCGCGCGTCCATGGCCGGAACTACAACGTCTATGCCGATCCGCATGGCGATGCCGAGCTGCGCGGCCAGATCTCCGAACGCGCTTTGCGGCTCGGCCACGCGGTGCCGCCCGATGGAGTCCTGATCAGCAATGGCTGCACGGAAGCGCTGAACATCGCCCTCAGCGTCACCACCAAGCCCGGCGACACCGTCGCGATCGAATCCCCGACCTATTTCGGCCTGCTGCAGGTGCTCGAGGCCCACGGCCTGCGCGCGCTGGAGCTGCCGACCGACCCGACCAGCGGCATCGACGTCGCAGCGCTCGACAAGGCGCTCGGCGCGCGCCGCGTCGCCGCCTGCCTGCTCGCATCGAGCTTCAGCAATCCGCTGGGCTACCGCACCGACGATGCGCGCAAGGCTGCGATCACGAAGGTGCTGACGCGCCACGGCGTGCCGCTGATCGAGGACGACATCTATGGCGACATCAGCTTTGGCGCGGACCGGCCGCGCCCGTTCGCCGCGATCAGTCCGAAGGCCGACATCATCCTGTGCAGCTCGTTCTCCAAGACCATCGCGCCAGGCTACCGGATCGGCTGGCTCGCCGCCAACCGCCGCCACGACCAGATCCTGGCGGCAAAATTCGCGCTGTCGCTGAGCGGCGCGGCGCTGCCGCAGAAGGCGATGGCCGATTTCCTCACATCAGGCGGCTACGACGCCCACCTCCGGCGCATCCGAAAACTGTTCGCCGACAACATCGACCGCATGCGCCGCACCGTCGACCGCAGCTTCCCGCGGGATACCCGCATGACCGACCCGAGGGGCGGCTTCGTGCTGTGGCTGGAGCTGCCGCACGGCTTCGACGCCGACGCGCTCTATGCCCGCGCCATCCGCGAGCGCATCTGCTTCGTCCCCGGCAGCCTGTTCACGGCCAGCGGCGGCTATCGCAACTGCCTGCGCCTGAGCTGCAGCCACGACTGGAGCGCCCGGATCGAGCGCAGCGTCGAGCGGCTGGGCGAGCTGGCGGATGAGCTACTCCAGTAA
- a CDS encoding pyridoxal phosphate-dependent aminotransferase, translating into MPHVPSRFPHNDIMTLTSSAVRFDLAESLGPDLRLGQIFADGFGAELEDLALAYGPTDGSAALRQLIAARHGVDADDVITTVGAMQALFLIAFILGEPGAGVVIGRPVFPNARSVLDAVRMDVVELPMRFDDGYRLDVDRLRSLLTPRTRLVSLASPQNPSGVALTGQEVRGVLACMQEICPDAFLLVDETYREAVHGDGDARPSLVGLDRRIVSCASFSKCHGAPGIRTGWVITQDRALRAQLEFAKFNTTISNSVVDEAIALRIMQTLDPMMRDRRRHLAAGLARTAAFVEAHADMIEWVRPDAGALCCVRLRRDVFDDAAVVRFHGELAARETRVGPGSWFGDEPRVFRLGFGLLTLPDLDEALGRIAQALRQAA; encoded by the coding sequence ATGCCTCACGTGCCCAGCCGTTTCCCGCACAACGACATCATGACCTTGACGTCATCAGCGGTCCGTTTCGACCTCGCCGAAAGCCTCGGTCCGGATCTCAGGCTGGGCCAGATATTTGCTGATGGCTTCGGGGCCGAGCTGGAGGATCTCGCACTCGCCTACGGCCCGACCGACGGCAGTGCGGCGTTGCGCCAGCTGATCGCCGCGCGCCACGGCGTCGACGCGGACGACGTGATCACCACCGTCGGCGCCATGCAGGCGCTGTTCCTGATCGCCTTCATCCTCGGCGAGCCCGGCGCCGGTGTCGTGATCGGACGTCCGGTGTTTCCCAATGCGCGTAGCGTGCTCGATGCGGTGCGCATGGATGTCGTCGAGCTGCCGATGCGCTTCGACGACGGCTACCGGCTCGACGTCGATCGTCTCAGATCGTTGCTGACGCCGCGGACCCGCCTGGTCAGCCTCGCCTCGCCGCAAAACCCCTCCGGTGTTGCGCTGACCGGGCAGGAGGTGCGCGGCGTGCTCGCTTGCATGCAGGAGATCTGCCCGGACGCGTTCCTGCTGGTCGACGAGACCTATCGCGAGGCCGTGCATGGCGACGGCGACGCACGCCCGAGCCTCGTCGGTCTGGATCGCCGCATCGTCAGCTGCGCGTCGTTCTCCAAATGCCATGGCGCGCCCGGCATCCGCACCGGATGGGTGATCACGCAGGATCGGGCGCTGCGCGCGCAGCTCGAGTTCGCCAAGTTCAACACGACCATCTCCAATTCCGTCGTCGACGAGGCGATCGCGCTGCGCATCATGCAGACGCTGGATCCCATGATGCGCGACCGGCGTCGCCATCTCGCTGCGGGGCTGGCGCGAACGGCGGCCTTCGTCGAGGCGCACGCCGACATGATCGAATGGGTCCGGCCGGATGCCGGCGCGCTGTGCTGCGTCCGGCTGAGGCGCGACGTGTTCGATGACGCAGCCGTCGTGCGCTTTCACGGTGAGCTTGCGGCGCGCGAGACGCGCGTCGGGCCGGGATCGTGGTTCGGCGACGAGCCGCGCGTCTTCCGGCTCGGCTTCGGCCTGCTCACGCTGCCGGATCTCGACGAGGCGCTCGGCCGTATCGCGCAGGCGCTGCGGCAGGCGGCGTGA
- a CDS encoding trans-sulfuration enzyme family protein: MHDLTRCVQHPAVSHQGFSSLAVPTYRASTIVYDDPAAFAQRHQRGLDDYIYGLQGTPTTRTLEAQLTALHGGERTVLVPSGQAAVAVTMLAVLKPGDKVLIPDHVYPSVRSLCADYLASRGIAHAVYDPLIGAGIADLIDAGTKLIWMESPGSGTMEVQDVPAIARTAQARGVLTGCDNTWASPLLFKPLAHGVDFAIEALTKYVGGHSDLLLGSITVRDLALRKAINEVLGVLGIGVSPDEAALALRGIETMGVRMAHSGRVARDFAERLQSAAAVARVLHPALPSCPGHEVWTRDFAGSSAVFSIVIKPEFKERIDPALGRLRLFAIGASWGGTHSLIAPMDVAADRTVSPWNAAEGLVRLSIGLEEPGELWQDLSRFLDALAAA; this comes from the coding sequence ATGCACGATCTCACCCGCTGCGTTCAGCATCCTGCCGTGTCCCACCAAGGTTTTTCGTCGCTGGCGGTTCCGACCTATCGCGCCTCGACCATCGTCTACGATGATCCCGCAGCGTTCGCGCAACGACACCAGCGCGGCCTCGATGACTACATCTACGGCCTGCAGGGCACGCCGACGACGCGGACGCTCGAGGCGCAACTGACGGCGCTGCATGGCGGCGAGCGCACCGTGCTCGTTCCCTCGGGACAGGCCGCGGTCGCGGTCACGATGCTCGCCGTGCTCAAGCCCGGCGACAAGGTGCTGATTCCGGATCACGTCTATCCGTCGGTGCGCAGCCTGTGCGCCGATTATCTCGCGTCCCGCGGCATCGCACATGCGGTCTATGATCCCCTGATCGGGGCCGGCATCGCCGACCTGATCGACGCCGGCACCAAGCTGATCTGGATGGAGTCGCCGGGGTCGGGAACGATGGAGGTGCAGGACGTTCCGGCGATTGCGCGCACCGCGCAGGCGCGGGGCGTGCTCACCGGCTGCGACAACACCTGGGCCAGTCCGCTGCTGTTCAAGCCGCTGGCCCACGGCGTCGACTTCGCGATCGAAGCGCTCACCAAATATGTCGGCGGCCATTCCGACCTGCTGCTCGGCTCGATCACGGTCAGGGATCTCGCCTTGCGCAAGGCGATCAACGAGGTGCTCGGCGTGCTCGGCATCGGCGTGTCGCCGGACGAGGCGGCGCTGGCGCTGCGCGGCATCGAGACCATGGGCGTCCGCATGGCGCATAGCGGCCGCGTCGCGCGCGACTTCGCCGAGCGGCTGCAAAGCGCGGCGGCCGTCGCGCGCGTGCTGCATCCGGCGCTGCCGTCGTGTCCGGGTCATGAGGTCTGGACGCGCGATTTCGCCGGTTCGAGCGCCGTCTTCAGTATCGTCATCAAGCCGGAGTTCAAGGAGCGAATTGATCCGGCGCTCGGACGGCTTCGCCTGTTTGCGATCGGCGCCTCCTGGGGCGGCACCCACAGCCTGATCGCGCCGATGGATGTCGCGGCCGATCGCACGGTAAGTCCGTGGAATGCAGCGGAGGGATTGGTGCGGCTCAGCATCGGCCTCGAGGAGCCGGGCGAGCTGTGGCAGGATCTGTCGCGCTTTCTCGATGCGCTTGCCGCCGCGTAA
- a CDS encoding tetratricopeptide repeat protein, with protein sequence MANTDKLQNELDRYVRSYVTREIVQSSADASADPQLATIIGKIAERLSDDREGVILDVGCGHGTLLSRMAELPQFRDQMTWTYAAIDEEDKLDEIARLTRHLGISRRVEPISLARFYEAWPRHGSPQLVVCRNVLHELTMPETARLLRHVASNLDPKDEFIIQDLLRFPESERHHACWLTEKLSSCVKGHGFETVSAVQQGSRSGNAWVNIVAKNRLQDVPTRVESEQMVVSARQQQWELWSALDQADQRSLPDRPELITALDLDLQLVSLTRQLRNAGALSLSLDKDVARRVRAAEFTSRVDAFVRANNLVKRTPEVSVHFRERGEQLNTMEAFLRGPERLALVFGGRGTGKTTFVNHLLKERLYEKTFVMIDGRASRGFWPIVEQLFAQVGLNLAAEALSVLGDINFDRIKAAIGQFFNQFAARMVLVVDNFDEFVDSNGVIFDRDIEDLLEYIVSKETVKVILTSRGEYLPPALQYAGISGLLPKVKLGRYGTDETVVNVLDDHFDRGKANLSEYPEKLIQAIDRHPLIATLAGHVLNRNGQGVLLNDHFIFEVRQKLQAELTSRLIDDQSLPAVEIASKLRVPVPVPMLERLAPNEAIYRARAAEVLYTIPDRRWQQLISSLGLFRRQTVDDMTLASLNEQDAADKSENSNIADAYDRIYRSDDDPKWIRESYFHRMLSGSINSEDLVGFVGQYYFPELKSSAAYCFRKRDYFTALELFEAAMSLSDLDETSQMWRASCMIRAGDREGEKEYRRLAQTYPNNNGIRTSHVDALLSVCEDQAAIDTLTSYDLSPDKSEWVAQQWGRAHLGLHHYEEAIAIFRKLLSGSTSNPYWFTYLARALQQFGDLEGAIEILRKARKRYPENVSILTSLGADLERMKLDEEAIEILLPLFEATPQNTRAALALIRVRIREGNISGAEAVLKRARTDVSVAMKPFLISAEAEVLMAQGRPRSAIELLRPAAVRDEHLIGLLMEALIQEIFKSPDTEGRQRAVRDALAISIPERWRKNVPIQVTRARLAIAARNEAMFDLTIQNLNSTLIARPEIERLRAQWRESNSN encoded by the coding sequence TTGGCCAATACTGACAAATTGCAGAACGAACTTGATCGTTACGTGCGCAGCTATGTCACTCGCGAGATCGTTCAATCTTCGGCTGACGCGAGCGCCGATCCACAGCTTGCTACGATTATTGGCAAAATCGCAGAGCGTCTGTCTGATGACAGAGAGGGTGTGATCCTCGACGTTGGCTGCGGCCATGGAACGCTGCTCAGTAGAATGGCTGAATTACCGCAGTTTCGGGACCAGATGACTTGGACCTATGCCGCGATCGACGAGGAGGATAAACTCGATGAGATAGCCCGTCTTACACGGCATCTCGGAATAAGTCGTCGGGTCGAGCCGATCTCACTCGCGAGGTTCTACGAGGCTTGGCCCAGACACGGCTCGCCTCAGCTGGTGGTCTGCAGAAACGTTCTGCATGAACTCACGATGCCTGAAACTGCCCGGCTCCTAAGACATGTTGCCAGCAATCTCGATCCTAAAGATGAATTCATTATCCAGGATTTGCTCCGCTTTCCCGAGAGTGAACGGCACCATGCATGCTGGCTTACGGAAAAGTTATCCAGCTGCGTCAAAGGCCACGGCTTCGAGACGGTGAGTGCGGTGCAGCAGGGCTCTCGCAGCGGAAACGCCTGGGTGAACATAGTTGCAAAGAACCGTCTGCAAGACGTGCCTACGCGCGTTGAGTCGGAGCAGATGGTCGTTTCAGCACGACAGCAGCAATGGGAATTGTGGTCTGCCCTTGATCAGGCCGATCAGCGGAGCCTTCCTGACCGCCCGGAATTAATAACAGCGCTCGATCTAGATCTTCAGCTAGTTTCTCTCACCCGGCAATTGCGGAACGCGGGGGCTCTTAGCCTCAGCCTCGACAAAGATGTTGCTCGCCGCGTTCGGGCGGCTGAATTCACCAGTCGCGTGGATGCGTTCGTACGCGCGAATAATTTGGTGAAGCGGACACCCGAGGTGAGCGTGCACTTCCGCGAGCGCGGCGAACAGCTTAACACTATGGAAGCTTTCTTGCGGGGGCCAGAACGCTTAGCGCTTGTATTTGGCGGCCGCGGCACCGGGAAGACGACCTTCGTCAACCATCTGCTGAAAGAGCGGCTTTACGAGAAGACGTTTGTCATGATCGACGGACGAGCTTCGCGCGGATTTTGGCCCATCGTAGAACAGTTGTTCGCTCAAGTTGGGCTGAACCTAGCCGCTGAAGCACTTAGTGTCCTCGGAGATATAAATTTTGATAGGATCAAAGCGGCTATCGGGCAGTTCTTCAATCAGTTCGCCGCGCGAATGGTGCTTGTAGTTGACAATTTTGATGAGTTTGTCGACTCGAACGGTGTCATTTTTGACCGAGATATTGAGGATCTGCTGGAATATATCGTATCGAAAGAGACAGTGAAGGTGATTCTAACCTCAAGAGGCGAATATTTGCCTCCTGCCCTTCAATACGCAGGAATTTCCGGTCTACTGCCTAAGGTAAAGCTCGGGCGATACGGGACCGATGAGACGGTCGTTAATGTGCTGGACGACCATTTCGATCGAGGAAAGGCGAATTTATCGGAATACCCAGAAAAACTCATTCAAGCGATTGATAGGCACCCTCTGATCGCGACTTTGGCTGGGCATGTCCTCAATCGAAACGGACAAGGGGTGCTATTAAACGACCACTTCATTTTTGAGGTCCGACAAAAGCTTCAGGCAGAACTAACGAGCCGTTTGATTGACGATCAATCCCTCCCCGCTGTCGAGATCGCATCAAAGCTGCGGGTGCCAGTCCCGGTTCCCATGCTTGAACGACTCGCCCCAAACGAAGCAATTTATCGAGCCAGGGCTGCTGAAGTCTTGTACACTATTCCAGATAGACGCTGGCAACAGCTGATCTCATCACTTGGTTTATTCAGGAGGCAGACCGTCGACGATATGACGCTCGCCTCGCTGAATGAGCAAGATGCAGCAGACAAATCCGAAAACTCAAACATAGCTGATGCATACGACAGAATTTACCGCAGCGACGACGATCCGAAATGGATCAGAGAGAGCTATTTTCATAGGATGCTATCCGGATCGATAAATTCGGAAGATTTGGTCGGTTTTGTCGGGCAATACTATTTTCCAGAACTAAAATCGTCGGCTGCATATTGCTTCAGGAAGCGCGATTATTTCACGGCTCTGGAGCTCTTTGAGGCTGCAATGTCATTATCTGATCTGGACGAAACGTCCCAGATGTGGCGCGCGTCCTGCATGATCCGGGCCGGTGATCGCGAAGGCGAAAAGGAATATAGGCGCCTAGCGCAGACCTACCCCAACAATAACGGCATTCGCACCTCACACGTGGACGCACTGCTGAGCGTTTGTGAGGATCAGGCCGCGATCGACACTCTGACTAGCTACGATCTATCTCCGGACAAAAGCGAGTGGGTGGCGCAGCAGTGGGGCAGAGCACATCTGGGCCTCCATCACTACGAGGAGGCTATCGCAATCTTCAGGAAATTGCTTTCCGGGAGTACTTCGAATCCGTATTGGTTTACTTATCTCGCCCGCGCGCTTCAGCAATTTGGCGATCTCGAGGGTGCAATCGAGATTCTCCGCAAAGCGCGCAAGCGTTATCCGGAAAACGTCTCTATCCTGACCTCCCTCGGGGCTGATTTGGAGCGGATGAAATTGGACGAGGAGGCAATCGAAATCCTACTTCCTCTCTTTGAGGCTACTCCCCAAAATACCCGAGCCGCGCTGGCACTAATCCGAGTGCGTATTCGGGAAGGAAATATCTCTGGCGCTGAGGCGGTGCTGAAGCGAGCCAGGACCGATGTGTCTGTAGCGATGAAGCCATTCTTGATTTCTGCCGAGGCGGAGGTTCTAATGGCCCAAGGCCGACCCAGATCAGCGATTGAACTCTTGCGGCCGGCGGCGGTACGCGACGAGCATCTCATTGGCCTGCTTATGGAAGCCCTTATCCAGGAAATATTCAAGTCACCCGACACAGAAGGGCGCCAACGAGCCGTCCGGGACGCGCTGGCAATTTCAATACCCGAGCGCTGGCGAAAGAATGTCCCGATACAAGTGACGAGAGCGCGCCTTGCGATAGCTGCTCGCAATGAAGCTATGTTCGATCTGACAATTCAGAACCTCAATTCAACACTTATAGCTAGACCTGAGATCGAAAGACTGCGGGCTCAGTGGAGAGAGTCGAACTCGAACTAG